Proteins encoded within one genomic window of Bombus terrestris chromosome 11, iyBomTerr1.2, whole genome shotgun sequence:
- the LOC100642376 gene encoding proteasome subunit beta type-2 has product MECLIGIQFKDFVLVAADMTTAQSIMVMKNDEEKIHKMSDKLIMAVSGESGDTTQFSEYIGKNIQLYKMRNGYELSPKAAASFTRRNLADYLRSRTPYFVNLLMAGYDVNSGPELYFIDYLASCVKVPYAAHGYGGFFSLSILDRYHKYDSTEEEAYILLKKCVREIHKRLIVNLPNFKVQKVSKEGIKELEPITAKNLAIEDADKA; this is encoded by the exons ATGGAATGTTTAATCGGAATACAATTTAAAGATTTTGTTTTAGTTGCGGCTGATATGACTACAGCTCAATCTATTATGGTTATGAAAAACG ATGAagaaaaaattcacaaaatGTCTGATAAGCTTATTATGGCAGTATCTGGAGAATCTGGGGATACTACACAATTTTCAGAATATATAGGAAAAAATATACAGCTTTACAAAATGAGAAATGGCTATGAATTATCTCCAAAGGCAGCTGCGTCATTCACCAGAAGAAACTTAGCAGATTATCTTAGAAGTAGAACACCATATTTTGTCAATTTATTAATGGCTGGCTATGATGTAAATAGTGGACCAGAATTGTACTTCATTGATTATCTAGCATCATGTGTTAAAGTGCCCTATGCGGCACATGGCTATGGAGGCTTTTTCTCCCTTTCCATTCTAGATAGATATCACAAATATG ATTCAACGGAAGAAGAAGCATACATACTATTGAAAAAATGTGTCAGAGAAATACACAAGCGATTAATAGTTAATCTTCCAAATTTTAAGGTACAAAAGGTATCTAAGGAAGGTATAAAAGAATTGGAACCTATCACAGCAAAGAACTTGGCTATTGAAGATGCTGATAAGGCATAA
- the LOC100642256 gene encoding minor histocompatibility antigen H13 isoform X1, which yields MASEVNEIAVQASENITENNEAITGRISSTSEGMVLAYGSLIIMAILPIFFGSYRAVRHHKEQQQQCKKSGEQPDTMSRKEAAIFPFISSITLVGLYVLYKSYVNVFQVFAKEFVNQILAAYFFFLGILALCHLTSPLISSLVPAAIPKTQYHISFTKGEGDKSEHIINYKFNLHDIVCLICCSIVGTWYLLKKHWIANNLFGIAFAINGVELLHVNNVPTGCILLCGLLFYDAFWVFGTDVMVTVARSFEVPIKLVFPQDILEKGLTASNFAMLGLGDIVLPGIFIALLLRFDNSLSRKTNVYFYSTFFAYFMGLLATMLIMHLFNHAQPALLYLVPACLGTPVLLALAKGDLKALFSYEDHPVIPKQTEQTAQTQVEMKKDT from the exons ATGGCAAGCGAGGTAAACGAAATTGCTGTTCAAGCGAGTGAAAATATAACAGAGAATAATGAGGCGATTACTGGAAGAATATCATCGACATCTGAGGGAATGGTTCTTGCTTATGGAAGCTTGATAATTATGGCCATTTTACCTATCTTCTTTGGTAGTTATCGAGCTGTTAGACACCATAAGGAGCAGCAG caaCAATGTAAAAAAAGTGGAGAACAACCAGATACAATGTCGCGCAAGGAAGCAgcaatatttcctttcatttctAGTATTACATTAGTTGgactatatgtattatataag AGTTATGTCAACGTTTTTCAGGTATTTGCCAAGGAGTTTGTTAATCAAATTTTGGCTGCCTACTTTTTTTTCTTAGGAATTTTAGCCTTGTGTCACCTTACGAG TCCATTAATTTCATCATTGGTACCTGCTGCAATACCAAAAACTCAGTATCATATATCATTCACTAAAGGAGAAGGTGATAAGTCAGaacatattattaattacaaatttaatctTCATGATATTGTTTGTCTAATATGCTGTTCAATTGTTGGAACTTGGTATCTTTTAAAAAAG cATTGGATTGCcaataatttatttggaatcGCGTTTGCGATTAATGGAGTTGAATTACTACATGTGAACAATGTTCCAACAGGATGTATTTTGCTTTGCGGACTCTTGTTTTATGATGCATTTTGGGTGTTTGGTACAGATGTAATGGTAACAGTTGCGAGATCATTCGAAGTACCAATTAAATTAGTGTTCCCTCAAGATATATTAGAGAAAGGACTTACAGCCAGCAATTTTGCTATGCTGGGTTTAGGTGACATTGTTTTACCAGGGATTTTCATTGCCCTTCTATTGCGGTTCGACAATAGTTTAAGTAGGAAGACAAATGTGTATTTCTACTCGACATTCTTCGCATATTTCATGGGATTACTAGCGACGATGTTGATTATGCATTTATTTAATCACGCACAACCGGCTCTATTATATCTAGTACCTGCTTGTTTGGGTACTCCTGTACTTTTGGCATTGGCTAAGGGAGACTTAAAAGCATTATTTTC TTACGAAGATCATCCAGTTATTCCAAAACAAACAGAACAAACTGCACAAACGCAAGTAGAAATGAAGAAGGATACATAA
- the LOC100642256 gene encoding minor histocompatibility antigen H13 isoform X2, translating into MASEVNEIAVQASENITENNEAITGRISSTSEGMVLAYGSLIIMAILPIFFGSYRAVRHHKEQQQQCKKSGEQPDTMSRKEAAIFPFISSITLVGLYVLYKVFAKEFVNQILAAYFFFLGILALCHLTSPLISSLVPAAIPKTQYHISFTKGEGDKSEHIINYKFNLHDIVCLICCSIVGTWYLLKKHWIANNLFGIAFAINGVELLHVNNVPTGCILLCGLLFYDAFWVFGTDVMVTVARSFEVPIKLVFPQDILEKGLTASNFAMLGLGDIVLPGIFIALLLRFDNSLSRKTNVYFYSTFFAYFMGLLATMLIMHLFNHAQPALLYLVPACLGTPVLLALAKGDLKALFSYEDHPVIPKQTEQTAQTQVEMKKDT; encoded by the exons ATGGCAAGCGAGGTAAACGAAATTGCTGTTCAAGCGAGTGAAAATATAACAGAGAATAATGAGGCGATTACTGGAAGAATATCATCGACATCTGAGGGAATGGTTCTTGCTTATGGAAGCTTGATAATTATGGCCATTTTACCTATCTTCTTTGGTAGTTATCGAGCTGTTAGACACCATAAGGAGCAGCAG caaCAATGTAAAAAAAGTGGAGAACAACCAGATACAATGTCGCGCAAGGAAGCAgcaatatttcctttcatttctAGTATTACATTAGTTGgactatatgtattatataag GTATTTGCCAAGGAGTTTGTTAATCAAATTTTGGCTGCCTACTTTTTTTTCTTAGGAATTTTAGCCTTGTGTCACCTTACGAG TCCATTAATTTCATCATTGGTACCTGCTGCAATACCAAAAACTCAGTATCATATATCATTCACTAAAGGAGAAGGTGATAAGTCAGaacatattattaattacaaatttaatctTCATGATATTGTTTGTCTAATATGCTGTTCAATTGTTGGAACTTGGTATCTTTTAAAAAAG cATTGGATTGCcaataatttatttggaatcGCGTTTGCGATTAATGGAGTTGAATTACTACATGTGAACAATGTTCCAACAGGATGTATTTTGCTTTGCGGACTCTTGTTTTATGATGCATTTTGGGTGTTTGGTACAGATGTAATGGTAACAGTTGCGAGATCATTCGAAGTACCAATTAAATTAGTGTTCCCTCAAGATATATTAGAGAAAGGACTTACAGCCAGCAATTTTGCTATGCTGGGTTTAGGTGACATTGTTTTACCAGGGATTTTCATTGCCCTTCTATTGCGGTTCGACAATAGTTTAAGTAGGAAGACAAATGTGTATTTCTACTCGACATTCTTCGCATATTTCATGGGATTACTAGCGACGATGTTGATTATGCATTTATTTAATCACGCACAACCGGCTCTATTATATCTAGTACCTGCTTGTTTGGGTACTCCTGTACTTTTGGCATTGGCTAAGGGAGACTTAAAAGCATTATTTTC TTACGAAGATCATCCAGTTATTCCAAAACAAACAGAACAAACTGCACAAACGCAAGTAGAAATGAAGAAGGATACATAA
- the LOC100648141 gene encoding zinc finger protein 83 has translation MNSLYNTTDKKLYHRGQIDVIDMPVQLTCNYKYFLVYEDQVSRFVVLKGLHGNTANEVAVKLLDILAIIGAPQVLQSSNGRKFAEEVVQEIRLLWKDFMILHGELTENSEQSRDFKTLLECWVEENPTKTWYEALKHIQIFQNSTFRCENGKIPYDILFGKNVHEEFQKQTNLINLRDNVWTEEEWISLLPNKEDEVKEEDMQQLIDEPAFANRDVDSLNDCESEDSCNEVRGEFQRSTPGFNFVNVKSEPLNMHTEDSVFEDELGIDDKASNAENQINLKCKICKKQYMKPGHLRNHMRTHIKGKKFECKLCNKTFHVLSLYEKHMRQSHRQSKLSSLTRSRRSKDSQDETTLDTKTSKLRNFSQLNANETQSNEANDCTKATKSLSLLKERKKIAADNRPMKINGDPTLECSYCNQKFNFPSVLKRHMRSHTNERPYICLICNKSFKQLGHLSQHSLTHKDYRSFHCAVCGVKFDSLGSLKIHAQSHKGHYISKTKETFRLFECDNCKKVFTTKSVLERHILTHSHERQFPCIICGKRFKQAGHVKSHMLVHTGERKFECSVCKKRFSLSNSLKKHMYVHNGEKPYQCDVCGARFLEKRNLNGHLMTHTNERPFRCKICGKRYTLADTLRRHISAAHEDGRTYQCEICAKMFKQLAHLSVHKKVHNDERPFQCHLCEKNFKHKNVLKSHLAIHANVRPFECDVCKATFVRKTNLQTHIASAHMNERPYVCTICGKRFKQISHLNGHVVVHSNLMPYQCDFCDRRCNRLDNLKKHMRLHTKNKE, from the exons atGAATTCACTTTATAATACCACAGACAAAAAGTTGTATCATAGAGGACAAATTGATGTAATAGATATGCCTGTACAATTAACTTGTAATTACAAGTATTTCCTTGTCTACGAGGATCAAGTATCCAGATTTGTTGTGTTGAAAGGTTTACATGGAAACACAGCAAATGAAGTAGCTGTGAAACTGTTAGACATACTGGCTATTATTGGAGCACCACAGGTCTTACAAAGCAGCAATGGACGCAAATTTGCTGAAGAAGTTGTGCAAGAAATACGTCTTTTGTGGAAAGATTTCATGATACTTCATGGAGAACTCACTGAGAACAGTGAACAGAGTAGAGATTTTAAAACCTTACTTGAATGTTGGGTAGAAGAAAATCCAACGAAAACATGGTACGAAGCTTTGaaacatatacaaatttttcaaaattcaacatttcgttgtgaaaatggaaaaattccaTATGATATATTATTTGGGAAAAATGTACATGAAGAATTCCAAAAACAAACTAATCTAATAAATTTAAGAGATAATGTATGGACAGAAGAAGAATGGATTAGCCTCTTACCCAACAAAGAAGATGAAGTTAAGGAAGAAGATATGCAGCAGCTTATAGATGAGCCCGCCTTTGCAAACAGAGATGTAGATAGT TTAAATGATTGCGAGAGTGAAGATTCTTGCAATGAAGTCAGGGGTGAATTTCAAAGAAGCACTCCTGGTTTTAATTTTGTGAATGTTAAGAGTGAACCTTTGAACATGCATACAGAAGATTCAGTATTTGAGGATGAATTGGGAATAGATGACAAGGCATCAAATGCGGAGAATCAAatcaatttaaaatgtaaaatttgcaAGAAACAATACATGAAACCCGGCCACTTAAGAAATCATATGAGAACACATATAAAGGGGAAAAAGTTCGAATGTAAACTATGCAACAAAACGTTTCACGTTCTAAGTTTATATGAAAAACATATGAGGCAATCTCATAGACAAAGTAAATTATCCAGCCTGACCAGAAGTAGAAGAAGTAAAGACTCTCAAGATGAAACAACATTGGACACGAAAACAtctaaattaagaaatttctcACAATTAAATGCCAATGAAACACAATCAAATGAAGCAAATGATTGTACAAAGGCAACAAAGAGTTTAAGTCTCCtcaaggaaaggaagaaaattgcTGCAGACAATCGTCCAATGAAAATAAATGGAGATCCAACTTTGGAATGTTCATATTGTAATCAAAAGTTTAACTTTCCTAGTGTATTAAAAAGGCATATGCGATCTCACACGAACGAAAGACCCTACATttgtttaatttgtaataaGAGTTTTAAGCAATTAGGCCATCTTAGCCAACATTCATTAACGCATAAAGATTATCGGTCTTTCCATTGTGCGGTTTGCGGGGTGAAATTCGACTCTTTAGGTTCGCTGAAGATCCATGCTCAATCACATAAAGGACATTACATTTCAAAAACTAAAGAGACTTTCCGTTTGTTCGAATGTGATAACTGTAAAAAGGTGTTTACCACCAAAAGCGTTTTGGAACGACACATACTTACTCATTCTCATGAACGTCAATTCCCATGCATCATTTGTGGGAAAAGATTCAAACAAGCGGGACACGTGAAGTCTCATATGTTGGTACACACGGGAGAACGAAAATTCGAATGTTCGGTCTGCAAAAAGAGATTTAGCCTTTCGAATTCTTTGAAGAAACACATGTATGTTCACAATGGAGAAAAACCTTATCAATGCGATGTATGTGGTGCACGGTTtcttgaaaaaagaaatctaaACGGGCATCTAATGACTCATACGAACGAGCGTCCGTTCCGCTGTAAAATTTGCGGAAAAAGATATACTTTAGCCGATACTTTGCGTCGGCATATAAGTGCTGCACATGAAGATGGACGCACTTACCAGTGCGAGATTTGTGCGAAAATGTTCAAGCAGCTCGCTCATCTATCCGTTCATAAAAAGGTACACAACGACGAACGCCCATTTCAATGTCATTTATGcgagaaaaattttaaacataaaaatGTGCTTAAATCTCACTTGGCCATTCATGCAAATGTAAGGCCATTTGAATGCGATGTATGCAAAGCTACGTTTGTAAGGAAAACAAATTTACAAACTCACATTGCATCAGCTCATATGAACGAAAGACCATACGTTTGTACTATTTGTGGAAAACGGTTCAAACAGATTAGTCACTTAAACGGTCATGTAGTAGTGCATAGCAATTTAATGCCTTATCAATGCGATTTCTGTGATCGACGATGTAATAGACTCGATAATCTAAAGAAACATATGCGTCTTCATACGAAAAATAAAGAGTAA
- the LOC100652288 gene encoding ADP-dependent glucokinase isoform X1, translated as MGYNRGLKFGTAFTVLIVLVAIYYRNSESILQKRLQALIHGLERLENKHVMSSRPKVAIGYGVCTDVYVNAKDLLNYSDEVGQPQHFDEINTELELLKSFAYYFRHGAAAERYMANRTLFDNLVAKARSFPSSYSTIGGNAAVMALRFAREGCDVTLAAKLTRSLHQMIPQVINIVGGEVKRDDIHLVIEYKHGDIWGPYSSARANRYIVHNDANNPRISSLDAFDKLLLTYEPNLLVISGLQMMDNYPFPNGDRQKLLRKVKKQMMDRSASTKIHFEMASFAEDKLLFELCDSIIPFADSLGMNEQEIANLHNAMYYGNISLVANSTPRIATVLDQMRTLFKLIRMKSKTIEHSRELTRIHVHTLAYQAIFTVKGSIWKNTMAAAAKASLTAHRHVCATSHVDISKAALILDDSFSTSIVDGIRIALDIEKPVSCWDETLKIESKDVIIQVCVAPVLVCTEAAQTAGGGDNISSAGLVLQI; from the exons ATGGGGTACAACAGGGGATTAAAATTTGGTACAGCGTTCACTGTACTAATAGTTCTAGTCGCaatttattatagaaattcAGAGAGCATTCTTCAGAAACGTTTGCAAGCTTTGATCCATGGCTTGGAAAGACTTGAAAATAAACACGTGATGTCATCACGACCAAAAGTTGCGATAGGTTATGGCGTGTGCACCGACGTATACGTCAATGCTAAAGATTTACTCAACTATTCCGATGAAGTCGGACAACCACAACATTTTGATGAAATCAACACAGAGCTAGAACTCTTAAAAAGCTTCGCTTATTATTTTCGCCATGGAGCTGCTGCAGA GAGATACATGGCAAATAGGACACTATTTGACAATCTTGTTGCCAAAGCTCGTTCATTTCCATCTTCATATTCTACCATTGGTGGTAATGCAGCAGTTATGGCCTTAAGATTTGCAAGAGAAGGGTGTGATGTTACACTTGCTGCAAAACTGACTAGATCCTTGCATCAAATGATACCACAGGTTATTAATATCGTAGGGGGTGAAGTCAAAAGGGATGACATTCATTTAGTAATTGAATACAAGCATGGAGATATTTGGGGTCCATATTCCAGTGCTAGAGCTAAtag gtACATAGTTCACAATGATGCCAATAATCCTAGAATTAGTTCTCTTGATGCATTTGATAAACTACTGTTAACATACGAGCCTAACTTACTTGTTATCAGTGGTCTACAAATGATGGATAATTATCCATTTCCTAATG GTGATAGACAGAAACTTTTGCGTAAAGTAAAGAAACAAATGATGGATCGATCTGCATCGACTAAGATTCATTTTGAAATGGCCTCGTTTGCGGAAGATAAATTACTTTTTGAGCTTTGCGACTCGATTATTCCATTTGCCGATAGTTTAGGGATGAATGAGCAAGAAATAGCCAACTTGCATAACGCGATGTATTACGGAAATATTTCATTAGTGGCAAATTCAACGCCACGTATAGCGACAGTCTTAGATCAAATGCGAACGTTATTCAAATTGATACGTATGAAAAGCAAGACTATTGAGCATTCTCGAGAATTAACTAGAATTCATGTACACACGTTAGCCTATCAAGCTATATTTACTGTAAAAGGCTCTATATGGAAAAATACGATGGCTGCGGCAGCCAAAGCATCACTAACAGCTCATAGACACGTATGCGCGACGAGCCAT GTCGACATTAGTAAAGCTGCGTTGATTTTAGACGATAGTTTTTCGACGTCTATCGTTGATGGCATCCGGATAGCACTAGATATTGAGAAACCAGTGTCCTGTTGGGACGAAACATTAAAGATAGAAAGCAAAGATGTTATTATTCAAGTTTGTGTGGCACCAGTATTAGTTTGCACCGAAGCAGCGCAAACTGCTGGCGGCGGAGATAACATTTCAAGCGCGGGCCTTGTACTACAGATTTAA
- the LOC100652288 gene encoding ADP-dependent glucokinase isoform X2, protein MGYNRGLKFGTAFTVLIVLVAIYYRNSESILQKRLQALIHGLERLENKHVMSSRPKVAIGYGVCTDVYVNAKDLLNYSDEVGQPQHFDEINTELELLKSFAYYFRHGAAAERYMANRTLFDNLVAKARSFPSSYSTIGGNAAVMALRFAREGCDVTLAAKLTRSLHQMIPQVINIVGGEVKRDDIHLVIEYKHGDIWGPYSSARANRYIVHNDANNPRISSLDAFDKLLLTYEPNLLVISGLQMMDNYPFPNGDRQKLLRKVKKQMMDRSASTKIHFEMASFAEDKLLFELCDSIIPFADSLGMNEQEIANLHNAMYYGNISLVANSTPRIATVLDQMRTLFKLIRMKSKTIEHSRELTRIHVHTLAYQAIFTVKGSIWKNTMAAAAKASLTAHRHVCATSHTIVFRRLSLMASG, encoded by the exons ATGGGGTACAACAGGGGATTAAAATTTGGTACAGCGTTCACTGTACTAATAGTTCTAGTCGCaatttattatagaaattcAGAGAGCATTCTTCAGAAACGTTTGCAAGCTTTGATCCATGGCTTGGAAAGACTTGAAAATAAACACGTGATGTCATCACGACCAAAAGTTGCGATAGGTTATGGCGTGTGCACCGACGTATACGTCAATGCTAAAGATTTACTCAACTATTCCGATGAAGTCGGACAACCACAACATTTTGATGAAATCAACACAGAGCTAGAACTCTTAAAAAGCTTCGCTTATTATTTTCGCCATGGAGCTGCTGCAGA GAGATACATGGCAAATAGGACACTATTTGACAATCTTGTTGCCAAAGCTCGTTCATTTCCATCTTCATATTCTACCATTGGTGGTAATGCAGCAGTTATGGCCTTAAGATTTGCAAGAGAAGGGTGTGATGTTACACTTGCTGCAAAACTGACTAGATCCTTGCATCAAATGATACCACAGGTTATTAATATCGTAGGGGGTGAAGTCAAAAGGGATGACATTCATTTAGTAATTGAATACAAGCATGGAGATATTTGGGGTCCATATTCCAGTGCTAGAGCTAAtag gtACATAGTTCACAATGATGCCAATAATCCTAGAATTAGTTCTCTTGATGCATTTGATAAACTACTGTTAACATACGAGCCTAACTTACTTGTTATCAGTGGTCTACAAATGATGGATAATTATCCATTTCCTAATG GTGATAGACAGAAACTTTTGCGTAAAGTAAAGAAACAAATGATGGATCGATCTGCATCGACTAAGATTCATTTTGAAATGGCCTCGTTTGCGGAAGATAAATTACTTTTTGAGCTTTGCGACTCGATTATTCCATTTGCCGATAGTTTAGGGATGAATGAGCAAGAAATAGCCAACTTGCATAACGCGATGTATTACGGAAATATTTCATTAGTGGCAAATTCAACGCCACGTATAGCGACAGTCTTAGATCAAATGCGAACGTTATTCAAATTGATACGTATGAAAAGCAAGACTATTGAGCATTCTCGAGAATTAACTAGAATTCATGTACACACGTTAGCCTATCAAGCTATATTTACTGTAAAAGGCTCTATATGGAAAAATACGATGGCTGCGGCAGCCAAAGCATCACTAACAGCTCATAGACACGTATGCGCGACGAGCCAT ACGATAGTTTTTCGACGTCTATCGTTGATGGCATCCGGATAG